From the Streptococcus sp. 29887 genome, one window contains:
- a CDS encoding ABC-F family ATP-binding cassette domain-containing protein, with translation MSDFIVEHLTKSVGDKTVFADLSFIIHQGDRIGIIGVNGTGKTTLLDVLSGRIGFDGDVSPFQTKNAYKISYLTQEPDFDESQTVLDTVLSSDLRETQLIREYERLLSNYDESSQARLEKVMAEMDALNAWEIESQVKTVLSKLGLTELNKTVAELSGGLRRRVQLAQVLLGNADLLLLDEPTNHLDIDTIEWLTTFLKNTKKSVLFITHDRYFLDNVATRIFELDRASLTEYQGNYQDYVRLKAEQDERDAALRHKKEQLYKQELAWMRRQPQARATKQQARINRFHDLKGDLANKIDDSELEINFETSRIGKKVINFENVSFSYPDKPILKDFNLLIQNKDRIGIVGDNGKGKSTLLNLIAGDLQADSGKVDIGETIRIGYFSQTIKGLDESKRVINFLQEVAEEAKTTSGMVSIAELLEQFLFPRNTHGTLIEKLSGGEKKRLYLLKILLQRPNVLLLDEPTNDLDIATLTVLEHFLQGFAGPVITVSHDRYFLDKVANKILAFEDDGIQTFFGNYTDYLDEKAFLTSSSAISLEKPKEKSEKVKETKKRMSYFEKQEWATIEEDIAGLEERIAEIEAEMLTCGSDFTKLSDLQKELDEKNDLLLEKYERYEYLSELEG, from the coding sequence ATGAGTGATTTTATCGTTGAACACCTGACCAAGTCTGTTGGAGATAAGACGGTTTTTGCAGACCTTTCGTTTATCATTCACCAAGGCGACCGTATCGGAATTATTGGTGTCAATGGTACTGGAAAGACTACTCTTCTGGATGTTTTGTCAGGCCGCATTGGTTTTGATGGCGATGTGTCCCCTTTCCAGACTAAGAATGCCTATAAAATTTCTTACCTAACCCAAGAGCCTGATTTTGATGAAAGCCAAACTGTCTTAGATACTGTTCTGTCTTCGGATTTACGGGAAACCCAGTTAATCCGTGAGTATGAACGGCTCTTGTCAAACTATGATGAAAGCAGTCAAGCCAGACTAGAAAAGGTTATGGCAGAAATGGATGCTCTCAACGCTTGGGAGATTGAAAGCCAGGTCAAGACCGTTCTGTCCAAACTTGGCTTAACAGAGCTTAACAAGACCGTTGCCGAATTGTCAGGCGGTCTGCGCAGACGAGTGCAATTGGCTCAAGTCCTCCTTGGCAATGCGGATTTGCTCTTGCTGGATGAACCGACAAACCACCTGGATATTGATACTATTGAGTGGTTGACCACTTTCTTGAAAAATACCAAGAAATCTGTCCTCTTTATCACCCACGATCGCTATTTTTTGGATAATGTGGCAACACGGATTTTCGAACTAGACCGCGCCAGCTTAACTGAGTATCAGGGAAATTATCAGGACTACGTTCGCTTAAAGGCAGAGCAGGACGAGCGAGATGCCGCCCTTCGACATAAGAAGGAACAACTATACAAACAAGAGTTGGCTTGGATGCGTAGACAACCTCAAGCCCGTGCTACCAAGCAACAGGCTCGTATCAATCGTTTCCATGACCTCAAAGGTGATTTAGCCAACAAGATAGACGATAGCGAACTGGAAATCAATTTTGAAACCTCTCGTATCGGTAAAAAAGTCATTAACTTTGAAAATGTCAGCTTTTCCTATCCTGACAAGCCCATTTTAAAAGACTTTAACCTGCTCATTCAAAACAAGGATCGTATTGGCATTGTTGGTGATAACGGAAAAGGAAAATCAACCTTACTCAATCTGATTGCAGGCGACTTACAGGCAGACAGCGGTAAGGTAGATATTGGGGAAACCATCCGTATCGGTTATTTTTCTCAGACCATTAAAGGTTTAGATGAAAGCAAGCGGGTCATCAATTTCTTGCAGGAAGTGGCAGAAGAAGCAAAAACGACTTCTGGTATGGTTTCTATCGCAGAACTCTTGGAGCAATTCCTCTTTCCTCGCAATACCCACGGGACCTTGATTGAAAAGTTATCAGGCGGGGAGAAGAAGCGACTTTACTTGCTGAAAATTCTTTTACAAAGGCCCAATGTTCTCTTGCTGGACGAACCGACTAACGACTTGGACATAGCGACATTGACAGTCTTGGAACATTTCTTACAGGGCTTTGCTGGTCCGGTCATTACCGTCAGTCACGACCGTTATTTCTTGGACAAGGTGGCTAACAAAATCTTGGCTTTTGAAGACGACGGCATTCAGACCTTCTTTGGCAACTACACAGACTATCTGGATGAGAAGGCCTTTCTGACTTCCAGCTCTGCCATTTCCTTGGAAAAACCAAAGGAGAAATCCGAGAAAGTAAAAGAAACCAAGAAGCGGATGTCTTACTTTGAGAAGCAGGAATGGGCGACCATCGAAGAGGATATTGCTGGCTTGGAGGAGCGGATTGCGGAAATCGAGGCGGAAATGTTGACCTGTGGCAGTGACTTTACAAAATTGTCCGATTTGCAGAAGGAATTGGATGAGAAGAACGACCTGCTCTTGGAAAAATATGAGCGGTATGAGTATCTGAGCGAACTGGAGGGCTAG
- a CDS encoding CCA tRNA nucleotidyltransferase: MKLTNLPSEFQEALPILEKIKAAGFEAYFVGGSVRDAILGRPIHDVDIATSSYPQETKQIFPRTIDVGIEHGTVLVLEGGKEYEITTFRTEEEYVDYRRPSQVSFVRSLEEDLKRRDFTVNAFALDEEAQIVDLFDGMTDLENRTLRAVGIPAERFNEDALRIMRGFRFAATLDFEIEPTTFTAMVETAPLLEKISVERSFIEFDKLLMSDYWRKGLRALIDSKAYNFLPDLADKGEKLESMLTSLAEDFQFSTSEQAWALLFVCLGIENIKSFLKKWKTSNDFQRTVVKLVEIYQLRQAGPVTKQICFKYGKDFLYLVEELRQAQGFVTDFEAIDQIDQALTIHDKHEIVVNGGHLMKAFDLKPGPVLGNLLKEVEYEIVEGILPNEVEAIMAFVKGRLDNE, from the coding sequence ATGAAATTAACCAATCTGCCTTCTGAATTTCAGGAGGCTTTGCCGATTTTAGAGAAAATTAAAGCAGCTGGCTTTGAGGCCTACTTTGTTGGTGGTTCCGTTCGTGATGCCATTCTCGGCAGACCTATTCATGATGTTGATATTGCCACTTCCAGCTATCCGCAAGAAACCAAGCAAATCTTCCCGCGGACTATTGATGTGGGGATTGAGCATGGAACTGTCCTAGTCTTGGAAGGCGGAAAAGAGTATGAAATCACGACTTTTCGGACAGAGGAAGAGTATGTGGACTATCGTCGTCCCAGTCAGGTTTCTTTTGTGCGTTCCTTGGAAGAGGACCTCAAACGCCGAGACTTTACTGTTAATGCCTTTGCTCTTGATGAAGAAGCCCAAATCGTTGATCTCTTTGATGGGATGACTGACTTAGAAAACCGCACCCTACGGGCTGTAGGCATCCCGGCTGAGCGTTTTAACGAAGATGCTCTCCGTATCATGCGTGGATTTCGCTTTGCAGCGACCTTGGACTTTGAGATTGAGCCGACGACATTTACAGCTATGGTGGAAACCGCACCGCTCTTGGAAAAAATCTCCGTGGAGCGAAGTTTTATCGAGTTTGACAAGCTTTTGATGTCAGATTATTGGCGAAAAGGCTTGCGTGCTCTGATTGATTCCAAGGCCTACAATTTCTTGCCTGACCTAGCAGACAAGGGAGAAAAGCTTGAAAGCATGTTGACCAGTCTGGCAGAAGATTTCCAATTTTCAACTTCTGAACAAGCCTGGGCCCTGCTCTTTGTCTGCCTAGGTATCGAGAACATCAAGTCCTTCCTGAAAAAATGGAAAACCAGCAATGATTTCCAACGTACAGTGGTCAAGCTGGTAGAGATTTACCAGCTCCGCCAAGCAGGACCTGTCACTAAACAAATCTGTTTCAAGTATGGCAAAGACTTCTTGTACTTGGTAGAGGAACTCCGTCAGGCACAAGGTTTTGTTACTGATTTTGAAGCAATTGACCAAATTGATCAAGCATTGACCATCCACGACAAGCATGAAATTGTTGTCAATGGTGGTCATCTGATGAAGGCATTTGACCTCAAACCTGGTCCTGTCTTGGGAAATTTGCTCAAAGAGGTCGAGTACGAAATCGTAGAAGGAATATTACCAAATGAAGTCGAAGCCATTATGGCATTTGTAAAAGGGAGATTAGATAATGAGTGA